A window from Anser cygnoides isolate HZ-2024a breed goose chromosome 1, Taihu_goose_T2T_genome, whole genome shotgun sequence encodes these proteins:
- the E2F7 gene encoding transcription factor E2F7 isoform X2, which yields MEPGVLSLRDLAAGRPGRRGRAEPEEAQKENIFDRSRMAPKTPIKNEPVDLSKQKGCTPERNPITPVKLIDRPQPDPWTPTANLKMLVSAASPDMRDREKKKELFRPIENSEQNDISDSLQYDMVDDSTVDEFEKQRPSRKQKSLGLLCQKFLARYPSYPLSTEKTTISLDEVASILGVERRRIYDIVNVLESLHLVSRVAKNQYCWHGRHNLSQTLKMLQEAGELQYGELMTFQHKEQDFEYKLGERKKETVPDSQDRPLLDFSEPDCTSASANSRKDKSLRIMSQKFVMLFLVSKTKIVTLDIAAKILIEETQDTVDHSKFKTKVRRLYDIANVLTSLCLIKKVHVTEERGRKPAFKWIGPVEFPGKIDEPRGHNPTSDPLPGEQRGACAPYQACATGKQRFTRHASFNGTQPCEGTKRKVSSEPSSPRQERQAYTVNSDEYCSKMRNLATVCRQKIEEDTRTKVCATETILNSARNPSITSPLSLLTVPGDSDFCVNPLPQAVFPVVQADVPSVLLPNGVSNQALQPTAPAASKTENGKPTLLPSQPFLCFPSSSLFMLCGGLQENLLRENLPAAGDVGNRSAEEKASPVEAQGAGPPAGCQKRSSHECSLPSAPMDDEEPAAKKQTVEQSDGPLSLVVPKSSELHKADSTPGSSCASAVHLEAFHLDLSSPAAPETEDKKSTSPLDSQEQEKWPKNKDPDEPSPGKEHPSKENANQPFLPQYLYVQPTAGLSNFNFLFSANQAPGAIGLAASQLPSLSIPCVMVPSAALASFPLVCSPAIPSPLSPVPDGSFSAAASMNISMSGLASTAPVFIGTTAMVTPNAPPSVDPQQTAHPAVHLSPVLARSCSTVKLDSPVCMGHPVTLLKLQQPSSTPVTPKSIRPARHETFFKTPGSLGDPGAWKKGEGSQTRNASSVQRRLEISSSSND from the exons ATGGAGCCCGGCGTCCTGAGCCTGCGGGACCTGGCGGCCGGCCGGCCGGGGCGGAGGGGCCGCGCGGAGCCCGAGGAGGCGCAGAAG gaaaacatATTTGATCGATCCAGGATGGCCCCAAAGACTCCCATTAAGAATGAACCAGTTGATTTATCAAAGCAGAAAGGCTGCACCCCGGAAAGAAATCCAATTACACCTGTTAAGCTCATTGACAGACCTCAGCCTGACCCCTGGACCCCCACTGCTAACCTGAAGATGCTTGTTAGTGCTGCTAGCCCCGACATGAGGgacagggaaaagaagaaagagctcTTCAGACCTATAGAAAACAGCGAGCAGAACGACATATCTGATTCATTACAG tatgaTATGGTAGATGACAGCACGGTTGATGAATTTGAAAAGCAGAGgcccagcagaaaacagaaaagcttagGACTCTTGTGCCAAAAGTTTCTAGCTCGCTATCCAAGTTATCCATTGTCAACAGAAAAAACTACTATTTCTCTGGATGAAGTGGCTTCAATTCTTG GAGTTGAGCGGAGACGAATTTATGACATAGTGAACGTCCTGGAGTCCTTGCACCTGGTCAGCCGCGTGGCCAAGAACCAGTACTGCTGGCACGGCCGGCACAACCTCAGTCAAACTCTGAAAATGCTTCAggaggcaggagagctgcagtaTGGAGAGCTAATGACCTTCCAGCACAAAGAACAGGACTTCGAGTATAAGCTTGGAGAGCGGAAAAAGGAAACTGTTCCAGATTCTCAAGACAGACCGTTACTTGACTTTTCAGAACCAGATTGCACCTCCG CATCTGCGAACAGCAGAAAGGACAAGTCGTTGCGGATAATGAGCCAAAAGTTTGTCATGCTGTTCCTTGTCTCCAAGACCAAGATAGTCACTCTGGACATCGCAGCAAAGATATTGATTGAAGAAACCCAGGATACAGTGGACCACAGCAAATTCAAAA CAAAGGTACGAAGGCTGTATGATATCGCCAATGTTCTTACCAGCCTGTGCTTGATAAAGAAAGTTCACGTCACAGAGGAACGGGGACGCAAGCCAGCTTTCAAGTGGATTGGGCCCGTGGAATTCCCTGGAAAGATTG ATGAGCCAAGAGGGCATAACCCAACATCTGATCCTCTAccaggggagcagagaggcGCCTGTGCCCCGTACCAGGCCTGTGCTACTGGGAAGCAAAGGTTTACACGTCACGCATCGTTTAATGGCACGCAGCCTTGTGAAGGGACCAAAAGGAAGGTCAGTTCTGAGCCCAGCAGTCCACGTCAGGAGAGGCAAG CCTATACTGTGAACTCAGATGAATATTGCTCAAAAATGAGAAATCTAGCAACCGTCTGTAGGCAGAAAATAGAGGAAGATACTAG gaCCAAAGTTTGTGCCACAGAAACAATACTAAATTCAGCAAGGAACCCAAGTATAACCTCACCTCTCTCCCTTCTTACGGTTCCTGGGGACTCTGATTTTTGTGTTAACCCTTTGCCTCAGGCGGTTTTCCCTGTGGTTCAGGCAGATGTGCCAAGTGTCTTGCTGCCAAATGGGGTCAGCAACCAAGCTCTACAACCCACCGCTCCAGCAGCCTCCAAAACAGAAAACGGAAAACCTactctgctccccagccagcccttCTTGTGTTTTCCCTCATCATCCCTTTTTATGTTGTGCGGTGGTCTTCAGGAAAATCTCTTGAGGGAGAACTTGCCTGCAGCAGGAGACGTAGGAAACAGGAGCGCAGAGGAGAAGGCCTCACCTGTGGAAGCTCAGGGTGCCGGCCCTCCAGCTGGCTGCCAGAAACGCAGCTCCCACGAGTGCTCGTTGCCCTCTGCACCTATGGATGATGAAGAGCCAGCTGCTAAAAAGCAGACCGTGGAACAGAGTGATGGCCCTCTCTCACTTGTGGTACCCAAG TCTTCTGAGTTGCACAAGGCAGATTCTACCCCAGGGAGCAGCTGTGCATCTGCTGTACATCTAGAAGCTTTTCATCTTGACCTCTCAAGTCCTGCTGCTCCAGAGACTGAAGACAAAAAGTCTACGAGCCCTTTAGATTCTCAGGAGCAAGAAAAATGGCCTAAGAATAAAGACCCCGACGAACCTTCTCCAGGAAAAGAGCACCCCTCTAAAGAAAATGCCAATCAACCTTTTCTGCCACAGTATCTTTATGTTCAGCCTACTGCTG GACTAAgcaattttaatttcctgttctCTGCAAACCAAGCTCCCGGTGCCATTGGGCTGGCTGCCAGCCAGTTACCTTCTCTGAGCATCCCCTGTGTCATGGTGCCATCAGCAGCCTTGGCTTCCTTCCCTCTCGTCTGTTCTCCTGCGATCCCCAGCCCTCTTTCTCCGGTTCCTGATGGCTCCTTCTCGGCTGCTGCCTCCATGAATATCAGCATGTCTGGCCTGGCATCGACAGCACCTGTTTTCATCGGCACCACGGCAATGGTTACTCCAAATGCGCCCCCCTCGGTGGATCCCCAGCAAACAGCTCACCCCGCTGTGCACCTGAGTCCTGTGCTTGCCAGGTCCTGCAGTACTGTTAAACTGGACTCCCCTGTGTGCATGGGGCATCCGGTGACCCTCCTGAAGCTGCAGCAG CCTTCGTCAACTCCTGTCACTCCCAAGAGTATTCGTCCTGCGCGTCATGAGACATTTTTCAAAACTCCTGGAAGTCTTGGAGATCCTGGTGCATGGAAAAAAGGTGAAGGCAGCCAGACCAGAAATGCCAGCTCTGTGCAGAGGCGACTAGAAATCTCTAGTAGCAGCAATGACTAA
- the E2F7 gene encoding transcription factor E2F7 isoform X1 produces the protein MEPGVLSLRDLAAGRPGRRGRAEPEEAQKENIFDRSRMAPKTPIKNEPVDLSKQKGCTPERNPITPVKLIDRPQPDPWTPTANLKMLVSAASPDMRDREKKKELFRPIENSEQNDISDSLQYDMVDDSTVDEFEKQRPSRKQKSLGLLCQKFLARYPSYPLSTEKTTISLDEVASILGVERRRIYDIVNVLESLHLVSRVAKNQYCWHGRHNLSQTLKMLQEAGELQYGELMTFQHKEQDFEYKLGERKKETVPDSQDRPLLDFSEPDCTSASANSRKDKSLRIMSQKFVMLFLVSKTKIVTLDIAAKILIEETQDTVDHSKFKTKVRRLYDIANVLTSLCLIKKVHVTEERGRKPAFKWIGPVEFPGKIDEPRGHNPTSDPLPGEQRGACAPYQACATGKQRFTRHASFNGTQPCEGTKRKVSSEPSSPRQERQAYTVNSDEYCSKMRNLATVCRQKIEEDTRTKVCATETILNSARNPSITSPLSLLTVPGDSDFCVNPLPQAVFPVVQADVPSVLLPNGVSNQALQPTAPAASKTENGKPTLLPSQPFLCFPSSSLFMLCGGLQENLLRENLPAAGDVGNRSAEEKASPVEAQGAGPPAGCQKRSSHECSLPSAPMDDEEPAAKKQTVEQSDGPLSLVVPKKSSELHKADSTPGSSCASAVHLEAFHLDLSSPAAPETEDKKSTSPLDSQEQEKWPKNKDPDEPSPGKEHPSKENANQPFLPQYLYVQPTAGLSNFNFLFSANQAPGAIGLAASQLPSLSIPCVMVPSAALASFPLVCSPAIPSPLSPVPDGSFSAAASMNISMSGLASTAPVFIGTTAMVTPNAPPSVDPQQTAHPAVHLSPVLARSCSTVKLDSPVCMGHPVTLLKLQQPSSTPVTPKSIRPARHETFFKTPGSLGDPGAWKKGEGSQTRNASSVQRRLEISSSSND, from the exons ATGGAGCCCGGCGTCCTGAGCCTGCGGGACCTGGCGGCCGGCCGGCCGGGGCGGAGGGGCCGCGCGGAGCCCGAGGAGGCGCAGAAG gaaaacatATTTGATCGATCCAGGATGGCCCCAAAGACTCCCATTAAGAATGAACCAGTTGATTTATCAAAGCAGAAAGGCTGCACCCCGGAAAGAAATCCAATTACACCTGTTAAGCTCATTGACAGACCTCAGCCTGACCCCTGGACCCCCACTGCTAACCTGAAGATGCTTGTTAGTGCTGCTAGCCCCGACATGAGGgacagggaaaagaagaaagagctcTTCAGACCTATAGAAAACAGCGAGCAGAACGACATATCTGATTCATTACAG tatgaTATGGTAGATGACAGCACGGTTGATGAATTTGAAAAGCAGAGgcccagcagaaaacagaaaagcttagGACTCTTGTGCCAAAAGTTTCTAGCTCGCTATCCAAGTTATCCATTGTCAACAGAAAAAACTACTATTTCTCTGGATGAAGTGGCTTCAATTCTTG GAGTTGAGCGGAGACGAATTTATGACATAGTGAACGTCCTGGAGTCCTTGCACCTGGTCAGCCGCGTGGCCAAGAACCAGTACTGCTGGCACGGCCGGCACAACCTCAGTCAAACTCTGAAAATGCTTCAggaggcaggagagctgcagtaTGGAGAGCTAATGACCTTCCAGCACAAAGAACAGGACTTCGAGTATAAGCTTGGAGAGCGGAAAAAGGAAACTGTTCCAGATTCTCAAGACAGACCGTTACTTGACTTTTCAGAACCAGATTGCACCTCCG CATCTGCGAACAGCAGAAAGGACAAGTCGTTGCGGATAATGAGCCAAAAGTTTGTCATGCTGTTCCTTGTCTCCAAGACCAAGATAGTCACTCTGGACATCGCAGCAAAGATATTGATTGAAGAAACCCAGGATACAGTGGACCACAGCAAATTCAAAA CAAAGGTACGAAGGCTGTATGATATCGCCAATGTTCTTACCAGCCTGTGCTTGATAAAGAAAGTTCACGTCACAGAGGAACGGGGACGCAAGCCAGCTTTCAAGTGGATTGGGCCCGTGGAATTCCCTGGAAAGATTG ATGAGCCAAGAGGGCATAACCCAACATCTGATCCTCTAccaggggagcagagaggcGCCTGTGCCCCGTACCAGGCCTGTGCTACTGGGAAGCAAAGGTTTACACGTCACGCATCGTTTAATGGCACGCAGCCTTGTGAAGGGACCAAAAGGAAGGTCAGTTCTGAGCCCAGCAGTCCACGTCAGGAGAGGCAAG CCTATACTGTGAACTCAGATGAATATTGCTCAAAAATGAGAAATCTAGCAACCGTCTGTAGGCAGAAAATAGAGGAAGATACTAG gaCCAAAGTTTGTGCCACAGAAACAATACTAAATTCAGCAAGGAACCCAAGTATAACCTCACCTCTCTCCCTTCTTACGGTTCCTGGGGACTCTGATTTTTGTGTTAACCCTTTGCCTCAGGCGGTTTTCCCTGTGGTTCAGGCAGATGTGCCAAGTGTCTTGCTGCCAAATGGGGTCAGCAACCAAGCTCTACAACCCACCGCTCCAGCAGCCTCCAAAACAGAAAACGGAAAACCTactctgctccccagccagcccttCTTGTGTTTTCCCTCATCATCCCTTTTTATGTTGTGCGGTGGTCTTCAGGAAAATCTCTTGAGGGAGAACTTGCCTGCAGCAGGAGACGTAGGAAACAGGAGCGCAGAGGAGAAGGCCTCACCTGTGGAAGCTCAGGGTGCCGGCCCTCCAGCTGGCTGCCAGAAACGCAGCTCCCACGAGTGCTCGTTGCCCTCTGCACCTATGGATGATGAAGAGCCAGCTGCTAAAAAGCAGACCGTGGAACAGAGTGATGGCCCTCTCTCACTTGTGGTACCCAAG AAGTCTTCTGAGTTGCACAAGGCAGATTCTACCCCAGGGAGCAGCTGTGCATCTGCTGTACATCTAGAAGCTTTTCATCTTGACCTCTCAAGTCCTGCTGCTCCAGAGACTGAAGACAAAAAGTCTACGAGCCCTTTAGATTCTCAGGAGCAAGAAAAATGGCCTAAGAATAAAGACCCCGACGAACCTTCTCCAGGAAAAGAGCACCCCTCTAAAGAAAATGCCAATCAACCTTTTCTGCCACAGTATCTTTATGTTCAGCCTACTGCTG GACTAAgcaattttaatttcctgttctCTGCAAACCAAGCTCCCGGTGCCATTGGGCTGGCTGCCAGCCAGTTACCTTCTCTGAGCATCCCCTGTGTCATGGTGCCATCAGCAGCCTTGGCTTCCTTCCCTCTCGTCTGTTCTCCTGCGATCCCCAGCCCTCTTTCTCCGGTTCCTGATGGCTCCTTCTCGGCTGCTGCCTCCATGAATATCAGCATGTCTGGCCTGGCATCGACAGCACCTGTTTTCATCGGCACCACGGCAATGGTTACTCCAAATGCGCCCCCCTCGGTGGATCCCCAGCAAACAGCTCACCCCGCTGTGCACCTGAGTCCTGTGCTTGCCAGGTCCTGCAGTACTGTTAAACTGGACTCCCCTGTGTGCATGGGGCATCCGGTGACCCTCCTGAAGCTGCAGCAG CCTTCGTCAACTCCTGTCACTCCCAAGAGTATTCGTCCTGCGCGTCATGAGACATTTTTCAAAACTCCTGGAAGTCTTGGAGATCCTGGTGCATGGAAAAAAGGTGAAGGCAGCCAGACCAGAAATGCCAGCTCTGTGCAGAGGCGACTAGAAATCTCTAGTAGCAGCAATGACTAA
- the E2F7 gene encoding transcription factor E2F7 isoform X3: MEPGVLSLRDLAAGRPGRRGRAEPEEAQKENIFDRSRMAPKTPIKNEPVDLSKQKGCTPERNPITPVKLIDRPQPDPWTPTANLKMLVSAASPDMRDREKKKELFRPIENSEQNDISDSLQYDMVDDSTVDEFEKQRPSRKQKSLGLLCQKFLARYPSYPLSTEKTTISLDEVASILGVERRRIYDIVNVLESLHLVSRVAKNQYCWHGRHNLSQTLKMLQEAGELQYGELMTFQHKEQDFEYKLGERKKETVPDSQDRPLLDFSEPDCTSASANSRKDKSLRIMSQKFVMLFLVSKTKIVTLDIAAKILIEETQDTVDHSKFKTKVRRLYDIANVLTSLCLIKKVHVTEERGRKPAFKWIGPVEFPGKIGEQRGACAPYQACATGKQRFTRHASFNGTQPCEGTKRKVSSEPSSPRQERQAYTVNSDEYCSKMRNLATVCRQKIEEDTRTKVCATETILNSARNPSITSPLSLLTVPGDSDFCVNPLPQAVFPVVQADVPSVLLPNGVSNQALQPTAPAASKTENGKPTLLPSQPFLCFPSSSLFMLCGGLQENLLRENLPAAGDVGNRSAEEKASPVEAQGAGPPAGCQKRSSHECSLPSAPMDDEEPAAKKQTVEQSDGPLSLVVPKKSSELHKADSTPGSSCASAVHLEAFHLDLSSPAAPETEDKKSTSPLDSQEQEKWPKNKDPDEPSPGKEHPSKENANQPFLPQYLYVQPTAGLSNFNFLFSANQAPGAIGLAASQLPSLSIPCVMVPSAALASFPLVCSPAIPSPLSPVPDGSFSAAASMNISMSGLASTAPVFIGTTAMVTPNAPPSVDPQQTAHPAVHLSPVLARSCSTVKLDSPVCMGHPVTLLKLQQPSSTPVTPKSIRPARHETFFKTPGSLGDPGAWKKGEGSQTRNASSVQRRLEISSSSND, from the exons ATGGAGCCCGGCGTCCTGAGCCTGCGGGACCTGGCGGCCGGCCGGCCGGGGCGGAGGGGCCGCGCGGAGCCCGAGGAGGCGCAGAAG gaaaacatATTTGATCGATCCAGGATGGCCCCAAAGACTCCCATTAAGAATGAACCAGTTGATTTATCAAAGCAGAAAGGCTGCACCCCGGAAAGAAATCCAATTACACCTGTTAAGCTCATTGACAGACCTCAGCCTGACCCCTGGACCCCCACTGCTAACCTGAAGATGCTTGTTAGTGCTGCTAGCCCCGACATGAGGgacagggaaaagaagaaagagctcTTCAGACCTATAGAAAACAGCGAGCAGAACGACATATCTGATTCATTACAG tatgaTATGGTAGATGACAGCACGGTTGATGAATTTGAAAAGCAGAGgcccagcagaaaacagaaaagcttagGACTCTTGTGCCAAAAGTTTCTAGCTCGCTATCCAAGTTATCCATTGTCAACAGAAAAAACTACTATTTCTCTGGATGAAGTGGCTTCAATTCTTG GAGTTGAGCGGAGACGAATTTATGACATAGTGAACGTCCTGGAGTCCTTGCACCTGGTCAGCCGCGTGGCCAAGAACCAGTACTGCTGGCACGGCCGGCACAACCTCAGTCAAACTCTGAAAATGCTTCAggaggcaggagagctgcagtaTGGAGAGCTAATGACCTTCCAGCACAAAGAACAGGACTTCGAGTATAAGCTTGGAGAGCGGAAAAAGGAAACTGTTCCAGATTCTCAAGACAGACCGTTACTTGACTTTTCAGAACCAGATTGCACCTCCG CATCTGCGAACAGCAGAAAGGACAAGTCGTTGCGGATAATGAGCCAAAAGTTTGTCATGCTGTTCCTTGTCTCCAAGACCAAGATAGTCACTCTGGACATCGCAGCAAAGATATTGATTGAAGAAACCCAGGATACAGTGGACCACAGCAAATTCAAAA CAAAGGTACGAAGGCTGTATGATATCGCCAATGTTCTTACCAGCCTGTGCTTGATAAAGAAAGTTCACGTCACAGAGGAACGGGGACGCAAGCCAGCTTTCAAGTGGATTGGGCCCGTGGAATTCCCTGGAAAGATTG gggagcagagaggcGCCTGTGCCCCGTACCAGGCCTGTGCTACTGGGAAGCAAAGGTTTACACGTCACGCATCGTTTAATGGCACGCAGCCTTGTGAAGGGACCAAAAGGAAGGTCAGTTCTGAGCCCAGCAGTCCACGTCAGGAGAGGCAAG CCTATACTGTGAACTCAGATGAATATTGCTCAAAAATGAGAAATCTAGCAACCGTCTGTAGGCAGAAAATAGAGGAAGATACTAG gaCCAAAGTTTGTGCCACAGAAACAATACTAAATTCAGCAAGGAACCCAAGTATAACCTCACCTCTCTCCCTTCTTACGGTTCCTGGGGACTCTGATTTTTGTGTTAACCCTTTGCCTCAGGCGGTTTTCCCTGTGGTTCAGGCAGATGTGCCAAGTGTCTTGCTGCCAAATGGGGTCAGCAACCAAGCTCTACAACCCACCGCTCCAGCAGCCTCCAAAACAGAAAACGGAAAACCTactctgctccccagccagcccttCTTGTGTTTTCCCTCATCATCCCTTTTTATGTTGTGCGGTGGTCTTCAGGAAAATCTCTTGAGGGAGAACTTGCCTGCAGCAGGAGACGTAGGAAACAGGAGCGCAGAGGAGAAGGCCTCACCTGTGGAAGCTCAGGGTGCCGGCCCTCCAGCTGGCTGCCAGAAACGCAGCTCCCACGAGTGCTCGTTGCCCTCTGCACCTATGGATGATGAAGAGCCAGCTGCTAAAAAGCAGACCGTGGAACAGAGTGATGGCCCTCTCTCACTTGTGGTACCCAAG AAGTCTTCTGAGTTGCACAAGGCAGATTCTACCCCAGGGAGCAGCTGTGCATCTGCTGTACATCTAGAAGCTTTTCATCTTGACCTCTCAAGTCCTGCTGCTCCAGAGACTGAAGACAAAAAGTCTACGAGCCCTTTAGATTCTCAGGAGCAAGAAAAATGGCCTAAGAATAAAGACCCCGACGAACCTTCTCCAGGAAAAGAGCACCCCTCTAAAGAAAATGCCAATCAACCTTTTCTGCCACAGTATCTTTATGTTCAGCCTACTGCTG GACTAAgcaattttaatttcctgttctCTGCAAACCAAGCTCCCGGTGCCATTGGGCTGGCTGCCAGCCAGTTACCTTCTCTGAGCATCCCCTGTGTCATGGTGCCATCAGCAGCCTTGGCTTCCTTCCCTCTCGTCTGTTCTCCTGCGATCCCCAGCCCTCTTTCTCCGGTTCCTGATGGCTCCTTCTCGGCTGCTGCCTCCATGAATATCAGCATGTCTGGCCTGGCATCGACAGCACCTGTTTTCATCGGCACCACGGCAATGGTTACTCCAAATGCGCCCCCCTCGGTGGATCCCCAGCAAACAGCTCACCCCGCTGTGCACCTGAGTCCTGTGCTTGCCAGGTCCTGCAGTACTGTTAAACTGGACTCCCCTGTGTGCATGGGGCATCCGGTGACCCTCCTGAAGCTGCAGCAG CCTTCGTCAACTCCTGTCACTCCCAAGAGTATTCGTCCTGCGCGTCATGAGACATTTTTCAAAACTCCTGGAAGTCTTGGAGATCCTGGTGCATGGAAAAAAGGTGAAGGCAGCCAGACCAGAAATGCCAGCTCTGTGCAGAGGCGACTAGAAATCTCTAGTAGCAGCAATGACTAA